ATGAATTGAATTTTCATAGACTTTATAAACGAATCTATGTTCTTCATTTATGCGTCTTGACCAATATCCGGATAGGGCATGTTTCAACGGTTCAGGTTTTCCAACACCATCAAAAGGGCTGCGTTTTGTTTCCGTAATAAGGGTGTTGATACGGTGTAGAATTTTCTTATCAGTTTTTTGCCAATAGAGGTAATCTTCCCATGCTTGATCAGAGAAAATGAGCTTCACTCCATCAGTTCCTTTTCAATACCATTGCCGTTTTCAAGTTGGGCAATAGATTCAATCAGCCGTCTGGTGTTTTTTGGTGAACGTAATAAGTAAGCTGTCTCTTCAAGGGCTTCAAAATCCTCAAGAGACATAATGACCACTGCATTCGATGACTTCCGGGTCACAATCACCGGAGAATGGTCACTGCAAACTTTATCCATTGTTTTCGCAAGGTTTTGTCTTGCTGCTGTATAGGTAATAGCATCCATTATTTTTATCTCCTGTACAATATATTGTACATATGAATACCAGATTGTCAAGCAGATTTTCTTGC
This is a stretch of genomic DNA from Pseudomonadota bacterium. It encodes these proteins:
- a CDS encoding Txe/YoeB family addiction module toxin, translating into MKLIFSDQAWEDYLYWQKTDKKILHRINTLITETKRSPFDGVGKPEPLKHALSGYWSRRINEEHRFVYKVYENSIHIAQLKYHY
- a CDS encoding type II toxin-antitoxin system prevent-host-death family antitoxin, with amino-acid sequence MDAITYTAARQNLAKTMDKVCSDHSPVIVTRKSSNAVVIMSLEDFEALEETAYLLRSPKNTRRLIESIAQLENGNGIEKELME